One Seriola aureovittata isolate HTS-2021-v1 ecotype China chromosome 3, ASM2101889v1, whole genome shotgun sequence genomic window, gacaaatcatttgtaAAACAGCACAATGATGAGAAGAtctaattataaaaaattataaacatctaaataatgttttaaaagaacttttaaacttaaataatctttaaaaacattgtttaaagGTCGATCACTGTCGTAAGACAATGACAGGAACCTTGTTGTTGTCACATCATAGACTTGTTTTCTGACAGATCACATCCATGGCAACAACCAGAGGATGAAAATAGAAACTGGTTAGAAACAGGAAGAGTTAAAGGAAAGAGTCAGAGTCAGATGATGAATcaacaatgacaataatataataatcaactttatttttattacaactttCATACAATaaatgcagctcaaagtgcttcacatgaaaagatataaaatcaacataaagacattttaaattattgatGTAAAATGAAGAACATTAAAGGTGAAGAGAAGagttttaatttttcctttaaaaacactgatttctcctccgtcaaacaaaaaagaaaaactggactTCCTCTGTCTTcggttcagtcctgaatgtttgatctttatcaataaaataataagttCTCTGAGAACATTTTGTTACGGGGTCAcaacattttacagatttttaattgtccatgagttggaaaaggttggaaCCGCTGTCCCgcattgtattattattattgttattattattattattattactgttattattattattatcattattattattattgttattacatcctttatttaaacaggttGTCTCATCGAGACCTGTGAACAAAAATAAACCTCTTCAGTGTAAACAGAGCCACTGGACATGGAttattcacataaaaaaaagtttgactgTAGAAACATAAACAACCTTTAAAATGTTCCAGTGAAATAAAACTTCCTGTTGACCCGGCCCACCGCTGTGACCCGGTCTCCTGCTCAGAGGTTCAGTGTTGGACGTCTCTCCCctcgtctctgtctctgtcctctgtctctttctgtttgtctcctctgtcgGTGTTTAAGAGATTTGCTCTTTCATACTTTCACaagttttttatctttatttattttttaccttcCTGTTGATTTTTGCACCAACGTTATTTTTGAATGTGTCGGTGTCTGATCCGTTTCTGAGGTTCAGTTCTCAGTGACCGGCTGCTTCATTAACGTccctgtttgtttcttcacGTCTTTACGTTGATGAATTCTGCAGCTGGAACATTTCAcctgttttattcttatttctcttttgtcactttgttttatttccttcatcttctgcagagctgctgtttcatctgctgctttatttccaTCCTTCTGCTTGATTCAGATTTTATTCTGACAGTCTGAACTTAAGACACTTCCTGTCTTCACTTTActaatgtctgtttttcatctctgtccCAAACCGTTGTCCtccatgtttctgtttccttctctgattgttgtctttgtgttttatccCTTCgtcgctctcctcctcctcctcctcctcctcctcctcctcctccccaggaCCAAACCGCTCTAAGCTGCAGGACATGCTGGCTAACCTGCGGGATGCTGAGGAGCTTCCCTCCATGCAGCCTCCTGTGACGCCCCCCTCCCGGCCCAGTGTACCCAGACTCAGTGAGCATGAAGTGGGACGTCCAGATGAAGgtaacacccccccacccacacacacacacacacacacagacacttcacCTGTCCGTTTATTAAATACAGACCTGGAGGTGAAGACGGTCTGGGGATCACATGGTCTggtttctctgtttcctccctGCAGAGGCGATGACGTTCTTGCCGTCGTCGGGGAAGTCGTTCATCCTGGGCCGAGTGGATGAGGCGGTTTCTAACGAGCTCGGACTGGGAGAACTGGCCGGACTGACCGTCGCCAACGAGGCCGACAGCCTGGCGTATGATGTGAGTCAAACAGACAGGACGTTACATGTCTGGTTTTTCACGCGTCGACCTGAGTTCACACTGAGTCACAGGACGGGTTGTAACTTGTCCGATGCTCCTCCCTCAGATCACCAACAACAAAGACGCTCTGAGGAAGACCTGGAACCCCAAGTTCACCCTGCGGAGCCACTTCGACTCAGTCCGGAGTCTGGCCTTCCACCCGGTGGAGCCGGTCCTGGTCACGGCCTCCGAGGACCACACCCTCAAACTGTGGAACCTCCAGAAGACGGCGCCCGCCAAGAAGTGAGACAGCAATGTTCTTGTTTTACCCTCCTGATCAGAGCGAACCAGGCTGCCATTTAAAAATTCATTACACTAGagaaaagacttttattttgaatttctcCTCCTTGTTTTATTGTGGTGTTAATGAAACTGTGTTCTCCTCTTTAATCTTCCAGATGTGCTGCTTTAGATGTTGAACCCATCTACACCTTCAGAGCCCACAGGTGAGttcctgtttacctgtctgACACAGGAATTTAACTTCACACAGTCAAGCTCTGACCCTGAAGCAGATTAATGTCACGCCTGTTATTTCACAGCGTTTTATTCCTCCACACTGGCGACAGTCATggctgccattttgttttcaggttgtccttTAATCCTGCTGATTAAAAGTCTCCAGTCAGAGTTTTAACGAGACCTCTGATCATtatcacactgacactgagcttTGCAGAAATCTgtatgaagtgatgaagtgatgaagtgaatCGTGTCCTTCCTGTCTCCTGTAGCGGCGCTGTGCTGTGCGTCACCATGAGCTCCAGTGGCGAGCAGTGCTTCAGCGGGGGCGTGGACGGAACCATTCAGAGCTGGAACACCCCCAACCCCAACATCGACCCCTACGACTCATATGGTATGTTCCAGTTtaggaaaggagaagaagaagatcctGGGCAGTCTCCAGCGGCAGCGAATAAGAGTTCAGACTCAGGAGATAGAAATCGAAACATCCAGATAAAATACTGATCAACTTTAGCTGCTCCTGCGTTGGACTCATCATTTCTACGAGAGAGaacatgagaaaaaagaaaccaacacAACCGAAGGAAATGAAAGAtagaaaaaacaagaagaaaaaacattttttctgctgataattcaagatttaaaggagctatatatattttgtatcgCGACATAGCTAACGTCAGcaacaacagctgtttaccgACCAGTTTAcaagagttcagcatcaaacttcattcctttgctcaccaacagctgtgtccagaggtggaaagtgaCCCTCTTGTTTAGCTTCTGTatctatcacttcttttcttctattgaagttagcatgctaaccaactagctcCATCattttccgataccgagtcactgtagcgtccagtctgtcgtgaagaagtagctgctcagaggacgtgttatAACTTCTTGTATTATAAACGAAACGATGGCTCTTGACAAGGCTGGGatagctgttgatgctaacgttagccatgtagcaatagcaaaacttacaaagagCTCCTTTAAAAATTCTCTTTAGAAATGTGATGTCTTTTTGACGCCTCTGTGTCCTGGTGGCTGCAGAGCCCTCGGTCCTGCGGGGGGCGCTGTGTGGTCACACAGACTCGGTGTGGGGCGTGGTCTACAGCTCGGCACATCACCGCCTCCTCTCCTGCTCGGCCGACGGGACAGTCCGGCTGTGGAACGCCGCCGACACCTCGCCGTCTCTCGCCGTTTTCAacgagagaggaggtgagagaccCGCCTGATTTAACCCTGATGATCCTCTAGTGCCTCTATGTCCAGCACTTCCTGTCATGACCAATGATTATTTCACTTATTGATTcgtctgttgtttgttgttgttgttgttgttgtaactaACAAGtaatttttaaaattaacattAAGATTTCCTAAAGTCCAGGTTCAAATATCTAAATGTCTTTACTTGGTCACGactcaaagatatttaatttatgaTCAAATCTGAGGAAACTGaagttcaaaaaacatcattgttacTGATTGATTTCCAgtcagttgattaattgattcattgactGATTGTTTCTGCTCAAACTACTTTTCTCTGCCATTACatgtctgtgacatcacatgCTAAATGTTAACTTGCTTACATTTAGCATGCTAGCTagttcaaaagaaaaacactgaacatacaTGCTAagtgtgctaacatgctaaccgTGTTATATGAGTCAGGTGTTTAAATCATCATGTAGATACGCTACTCTactttttcattaaattaatttcacattCTCAGAccaagtgacacacacacacacacacacacacacacacacacacacacacacacactcgtcctGATgcgtctctgctgtgtgtcccTGTCAGAGCTCGGGGTGCCGACCTCAGTGGACCTGGTGAGCAGCGAGCCGGCTCACATGGTGACGTCGTTCACCACCGGACACATCGGACTCTTCAACATGGAGACGCAGCAGCTCGTCCTGAAGCTGGACTCTGCCGGACCACCAGGTAACTGACCGACCAATCACAGATAGGACAGACTGGTTCCTGTCTGATACACACTGAGGCCGAGTCACATGATCGGACCACAGAGCGACACAAGCGTCAGACTCTGATTCAGATTCAACATGTCGTTTAAAGTCTCAGTAATTTACTGAAACAGCTGCTCCTGTAGATTTTATcagcatttgttggggactattttcagtggcggattaacCCATGTTTGGTTCTGTAGTGCAGCTGCCGTCAGACTGATGAAGACTGTAGCTGTTAAtgtgtctgcccccccccccccccccccccccccccccccccccccacagaggCTCCCTGCAAGATCAACAGAGTGCTGAGTCACCCCACACTGCCAATCACCATCACCGCTCAGGAGGACCGCCACATCCAGTTCTTCGACAATAACACAGGTACAGTTCCTCAGAGAACCACACACACGTTCTTTAGAGAACCACACACACGTTCTTTAGAGAACCACACACACGTTCTTTAGAGAACCACACACACGTTCTTtagagaaccacacacacattctttagagaaccacacacacatattcattagagaaccacacacacattctttagAGAACCACACACATATTCTTTAGAGAACCACACACACCATTCTTTAGAGAATCACAATCCAGTTCATtagagaaccacacacacattctttagagaaccacacacacacgttctttagagaaccacacacacattctttagAGAACCACACACACGTTCTTTAGAGAATCACACAACAGTTCTTtagagaaccacacacacatattcattagagaaccacacacacattctttagagaaccacacacacacgttctttagagaaccacacacacgttctttagaaaaccacacacacatattcattagagaaccacacacacattctttagagaaccacacacacattctttagagaaccacacacacatattcattagAGAACCACACACCAGTTCTTTAGAGAACCACACACACGTTCTTtagagaaccacacacacacgttctttagagaaccacacacacgttctttagaaaaccacacacatattcattagagaaccacacacacattttttagaGAACCACACACCAGTTCTTTAGAGAACCACACACACGTTCTTTAGAGAACCACACTCCAGTTCCTCAGATATGATGTTGTTAAAGCTGTGTTGGAGCAGTTCTTGTCTCAGTTGTCTGACTGTATCTGTCTGACTGTGAAGGGAAACTGATCCACTCCATGGTGGCTCACCTGGACTCTGTCACCTGTCTGGCTGTGGATCCAAACGGACTGTACCTCATGTCTGGAAGTGAGTGTTCCTCAGTTATTAacatgatgtttgatgtttgacacAGTTTCTAATGTTGGAACAATGTTTCTGtatcaacaggaaacaaacagacgatcgtgtttctgttgtttctgttgatgACGGTTAATTAATGAAATTCATTAATCCTcatgtctccttctctctctccttgtttccttctctctctccttgtttccttcactctccttgtttccttcactctctccttgtttccttctctctctccttgtttccttctctctctccttgtttccctctctctctccttgtttccttctctctctccttgtttccttctctctctccttgtttccttctctctctccttgtttccctctctctctctctccttgtttccttctctctctccttgtttccttctctctctccttgtttccttctctctctccttgtttccctctctctctccttgtttccttctctccttgtttccttctctctctccttgtttccttctctctctccttgtttccttctctctctccttgtttccttctctctctccttgtttccctctctctctccttgtttccttctctctctccttgtttccttcactctccttgtttccttctctctctccttgtttccttctctctctccttgtttccctctctctctccttgtttccttcactctccttgtttccttctctctctccttgtttccttctctctctccttgtttccttctctctctccttgcccCCCCCCAGGTCACGACTGCTCCATCCGTCTGTGGAACATGGAGAGTAAGACGTGTATCCAGGAGTTCACCGCCCACAGGAAGAAGTCTGAGGAGTCGATCCACGACGTGGCGTTCCACCCTACCAAGTGCTACATTGGCAGCGCCGGGGCTGATGCGCTCGCCAAGGTCTTCGTATGACCTGAGCCTGAcggacgagaggagaggaggaggaggaggagggtggaatTTGGAGGAGGGTGTGTCCACAGACTGCTCCTGTTAAGATTCGTCACGTATTGGTCCCCGCCCGCCTCCTGGACTCAGGCTGGCCTGGGTCCTGAAACAAACCAACCTCTGGATGAGACgatgaatgaaaacaggaagcCTCGGTACATTTTACAAACGCTggaatcttttctttctcttttctccgtCACAGGTGAAGATACAAGCTCCGCCTCTGTCTCCGTCACTAACCCCAGACACTCGCTCTGAGGTGTTCGTCATGATAACGTGCCTTTTTTCTTCAGAACACAGATTCTTTGAGGTGTGTAGAGGACGTGGGAGGAGCTATGGGGGTGTGGGAGGAGCTAAAAGGCAGTGGGAGGAGCTGAGAGGACGGTGGACTGACGGACCTGCTGCTGGATTTCTGCTTTAAATGAATCtggttgagttttatttttgaagttgTGCCTGGAGACGACGACTTCTGTTTCACCCTGTAAAAGCCCCCACAGGAGGtgagaggttaaaggtcacgaCCCTGAGTGGACAGTCGAAACATGAGGTCAGCGGCAGGTCAGATCACAAACACCTGAggagtttcatttcaaaataagagccttCTGAAGGCAGTGACTACTGCTGGTCTGAAACCAGCTGTAGAACCTGTAGTCAGAGCAACcacaatataaacacactgttgtCATGGCGATGTGTCCGAGCAGCACTGTGCAAACATTTGAGTCACTTTAGATGTtcactcttcatcatcatcatcattatcatcatcacctgGTCCCCAGAGTCACCTGGTCCCCACAGAGACCTGGTCCcagcatcatggagtcagtctggaccacatgaagagacagagacaggttcTCTGgttcagtggttcccaaagTTTCCAGCCCATTTCCCACTTTCATGACGCCAACCCAGGAACAATATGGAGGCTCTctctttccttgtttccttctctctctctccccccttgtttccttctctctctctctctccttgtttccttctctctctctctttccttgtttccttctctctctctctccccttgtttccttctctctctctctctccttgtttccttctctctctctctccccttgtttccttctctctctctctctccttgtttccttctctctctccctatcctACTATTAGACAAATGATTTGCCGGCCCACTTGCAGTAGCTCTGCGACCCCCCACTGGGCCCCGGCCCTTACATTGGAAACCCCTGCTCCGGTGCTTTAAACCTTTGTACAGTGCCGTCTCACATGTAACTGCAGCGACGTGACAGAGCAGGATGATATGAAACCTGatggtgaaacacacacacacacacactgtcgtCATGTTTTTGACTCGTTATCGCCCCCTGCTGTCAGTCGGTCATAAACCTCCTGCTCCTCCGTTCTGCTAACGGTCATTATCTAATGACTTGGGACCCAACAGAACTCTGTAGGGATCCTGATCAGGTTCTTGGCCCCCGATCTCAATCCAGGTCCGACATATGTGGTCTGATCCAGTACTTACATTCACACTGAAGCGACAGCCTGAAGGTGAGATCATtcctcctgaaacacacagcagccgAGGATTCAGGTGATGAttgaatatatattaaaataaaaccttgtttCTCTCGAGCTTGAGCTGAGCTGTGCAGGAAGTGACGACTTTACCAGCGTAGAAGAAGAGAAACCTGTGCCAGGTGAGGTTCAGGTccctaaacacacagacacaggtgttAGGAAGTAGAAGAAGAACCCGACAGAGGGGTTGATGCCTGTGGGATCGTTTTGAAATGAAACCCGTCAGTGTGTTTGGAGACTGTGACACACTGAGCCGAGCCTCCACCTGGACACACAGGTGGAGCGTCTGTCCACAGTCACATGTCTCCTGAAAACGGCTGAAACCAACCTGAAATATTCCAGGGTTGAACTTTTGggctgtttcagtttttttgtgaaacattcTGGTTTGAGTTTCTTCAGATTCACTTGTTCTATTTGTTGTGACGAGGCTCGATTTAAaaacctgctgcttttttttcttgtgtatttattgttataaaattctgacaaactgcagcaggaaaaaaaaaagctgcagtgaagcttttctcatttatttcttctgctTTAATCACGTCACGTATTTATTACGATGTTAAAACGCCAAATTAAAGACGAACGGTTCAACTGAGACGAGCAGATGCTTCCTGCTAAACCTGACAGGTGttgttgctaatgctaattagctcattttgttttaaaataacaataataactaAACTCTAAGACTTTAAGTGACACGTTAGTTCAAACTGCTCACAAGCTCTCCTCCAGATTTGTACATGCTTTATACGCTGACTGCCtgaaaatattgtattttgtgtaattatcattaatataattattattattatttggagCAATGACTAGTTTTTTAAACGACTCTTTGTGTTTGGTGACAGACTTGTAAGATAcaggtagatttttttttaaagacgtttttttttccgttAAACttgaaaagtgattttttttctgctggtgtTAGTAAACGTACGATACGTGACTCCGCCTCTCAGAGCGGCAACACTTTGATTTCTGCTTTTTACCAAATGATCATCTCCAAAAATGCAGCTATTCTCCTGGAAACAAGTCTGCTTTTCTTTTAGCCTCAGTTTTATACGACGGAGGATCAGGGccacactgaaagaaaaaaatcagaaataacGAGAATAAAGTTGcaatatttgaagaaaaaaagtcgttatgagaatatatatatattataaaaagaCTTAATTCTTGTGacattacgactttattcttgtaacaTTACGACTTTATTTTCTCGGAACATTACGACTTTATTTTCTCGGAacattacaactttattttctcGGAACATTACGACTTTATTTTCTCGGAACATTACGACTTTATTTTCTCGGAacattacgactttattcttgtaacaTTACGACTTTATTTTCTCGGAacattacaactttattttctcGTAACATTACGACTTTATTTTCTCGGAACATTACGACTTTATTTTCTCGGAacattacaactttattttctcGTAACATTACGACTTTATTTTCTCGGAacattacgactttattcttgtaacaTTACGACTTTATTTTCTCGGAACATTACGACTTTGTTCTCGAAacattacaactttattttctcGGAACATTACGACTTTGTTCTGGAAacattacaactttattttctcGGAACATTAAGACTTAATTTTCTCGGAACATTACGACTTTATTTTCTCGGAacattacgactttattcttgtaacattacgactttattttctctgaacATTACGACTTTATTTTCTCGGAacattatgactttattcttgtaacaTTACGACTTTGTTCTTGTAacattacaactttattttctcGGAACATTACGACTTTATTTTCTCGAAacattacgactttattcttgtaacaTTACGACTTTATTTTCTCGGAACATTAcgactttattttctctgaacattacgactttattcttgtaacaTTACGACTTTATTTTCTCGGAACATTAcgactttattttctctgaacATTACGACTTTATTTTCTCGAAacattacgactttattcttgtaacaTTACGACTTTATTTTCTCGGAACATTACGACTTTATTTTCTCGGAACATTACGACTTTGTTCttgaaatttcagatttctttttttcctcagc contains:
- the strn gene encoding striatin; the encoded protein is MDEQAGPGVFFNNNSSNSGPAGGGNIKAPQPSDGGGGEAARAQFSIPGILHFLQHEWARFEVERAQWEVERAELQAQIAFLQGERRGQENLKKDLVRRIKMLEYALKQERAKYHKLKYGTELNQGEIKPPSYDSDEGNDSEVPSPPNSSHQLSWKQGRQLLRQYLQEVGYTDTILDVKSQRVRALLGLTGDSAEKPSEKKTEPMVNGTEPSSLKDSGVVSKPDTSDSATVLEAFKFIESAAAEFSDEEEEEDSEGRDKTILDLAAMVKKKQSSTPSSTTSDLSDDPDTEEALKGFDFLASPDELDGSPESRSGEDSGEWEKEEQSPLGELAWDVDQGLIAQLKEQYRKERKGKKGVKRPNRSKLQDMLANLRDAEELPSMQPPVTPPSRPSVPRLSEHEVGRPDEEAMTFLPSSGKSFILGRVDEAVSNELGLGELAGLTVANEADSLAYDITNNKDALRKTWNPKFTLRSHFDSVRSLAFHPVEPVLVTASEDHTLKLWNLQKTAPAKKCAALDVEPIYTFRAHSGAVLCVTMSSSGEQCFSGGVDGTIQSWNTPNPNIDPYDSYEPSVLRGALCGHTDSVWGVVYSSAHHRLLSCSADGTVRLWNAADTSPSLAVFNERGELGVPTSVDLVSSEPAHMVTSFTTGHIGLFNMETQQLVLKLDSAGPPEAPCKINRVLSHPTLPITITAQEDRHIQFFDNNTGKLIHSMVAHLDSVTCLAVDPNGLYLMSGSHDCSIRLWNMESKTCIQEFTAHRKKSEESIHDVAFHPTKCYIGSAGADALAKVFV